CCTtttttctttgaatttgattgatCAAACTattatatcatatttttttgaaacatCCGGTTTATCTTTCTGCTGTGGTTTGTGATTGCAGTGATTTCCGTCCTTAATTATCGCAATTTCCTGTTTCTACTTGTCAAGTAACAAAATTGATAAAATCGAGAATTGGCCGCCGCCTATGCGATTTTTCTTTTCTACTTAAATATCTAATTTTTCTTGAATACTCCAATAATTCTTCCATATCGGATTCAAACTCAAAATTAATGACATATTCTTCTTCTTAATACGATACAAATTGATTAAAAAATATGTTCAACAATCTTGTTTTAAAAAACATAAagtaaaacaataaaaaattatatatgttaAGTTAGACGGCCACCTAAGCGGCTTATAAAAATCGGGGCAATGGACGACTGCCTTTTTAGAACAATGCCCAAAAGAAGAAAGTGGTTTTAGGAATTGCATTATTTACAGGCAAATGCGTGATTCTGTTGATCTGTTTTTCTGTGCCTGAGCTACTGTTATGCAGGTTGATTTGGAACACAACCAATTTCGCTCTTTTCAAGGGCTAACCTGCCTGATGCAAGTATCTACAAGAACCGAGGATTTTGTCATCGATACCCTGAAACTTCACGCTCAAATTGGTCCACATCTCAGAGAAGTATTTGAGGATCCATCGAAAAGAAAGGTGAGTAAACAGATTGGTGTACATTGTTGTGATTGAAGTATCTTTAGTTTGTCATGATCTTTTTTGGCATAACAGGTATTCCATGGAGCAGATCACGATATTTTGTGGCTTCAACAAGACTTCAGCATATATGTCTGTAATATGTTCGACACAGGACAGGTTCTTGGCTGAAGCTCTGTTTGAGACAATGTTTAATTTTTCGATTATTATGTGTATTTATGTTGAAAAAGACTTAACATTGTTTTTGTCTCTTATTGTGGGGTCCTGCTGTCCCATTTCAGCCATTCGAAATGTGTCATTTACTCATTTTATTCTCCCAAGCACTTTATATGCACGATTTTTACAATTACCCTAGCAAGCAATTTAGCCATTCAAACTCTCAACACAAGAGTTTGTAGTAAACATTATGAGCATGATGTTGGTTTACACATATGTGTTTGTCAAAAGGagcttcctttttttttttctggctGCTGGAGTGGAGTATGGCCGCACTTCCTTCTCTTATAGGCTTCAAGAATATTGAAATTGGAGAGGTTCAGCCTTGCATACCTGCTGCTTAGTTTTTGTGGAGTTGCAGCAAACAAAGAGTATGGTCTATTGTTGTTTTAGAAATCATAGAATGTGGTTTGCTTCTTTGAATCATCTACCCCGAACAATACACACACCCAGAGATGAGATATAGCCAAAAGAGGTGGGAATTATTAGAGTAGAGAAAAGTTGTCCGTACTTAATTAACTATCCTATTTTGTGAAGGTACCAGAATGCTGACTGGAGAATCCGCCCACTACCTAATGAGATGATCAAGTATGTTCTTTTGCAGTTGGTTACCTGTTGCTGTAAACACCTGTGTGTTACTAGAAAAATTTCTTTTGCTCATTTATACTGAAGTTGGATAAAAAGATTTACTTTTCAATAAATTGTTGCATTCTTCAACTGATTGTTGCTGTATTTAACTTTTTAGTTTTAACATAATGTGCCTCCAAGACTACGGTTGTAGAAGAGTGTTGACGTTTGTCCTGATTCATACAACTTAAACACGTTGTCATTTAACTAACTTAAATATGTTGACAGTTTTAATGTTTTGATGAGTGACTGTTGTGACAATCAGTAAGATGCTGAACATGGCTGTGGTATGAGCTCGGTCATTGTATctgaattataatatttttatatgggTGCTTCTCTTCTTGTTGTTTTTTTCAATGGATGCGTTTGCATCAATTTCTGGGTGTGGGAGGCTGGTGACTGGGCATGTTTTGAAGATCTATAAATTTTGCTTAAATCATAACATCCAAACCATGAAATTTATGGCATCTTTATTTGCTTTTTGAACCAAAACTATTGTGAAATACTATTAGATTGTGTTTGAATCGATGAATTTTAACTTGTTTGGATTAACTAAATTCAACTAAATTTCAAATCCACTCTATATCAAGTCAGAGAGTTTTTGTAATAATTTTGATGAATTTCAAAAACAAATCCTTCCCCAAATCGTATTCCTTCGTATGGAACAAAATTCGCCATCCAAATACAATCTTAGCTTCTGACATTCTCTTGGTTTATACCAACTTGATTTTATTGTTAGTCTATGGAATTCTGCATTACAGATATGCCAGAGAAGACACAAATTATTTGCTGTACATCTATGAAATAATGAGGAGAAAGTTGCTCTCATCGTCTGCTGAATCTGAAAGTTCTGATCCTCCACTTGTCGAGGCAGGCTCTTAATCTTTCTGCTGAAAATTGAAATGATGCCTGAGACATTCCCAAATGTACACAGTAGTTAGTAATTTGAATTTGTCGCATTTAGCTAATTTTCCATTTAATTAATCTCGTTATTAAATATAACCATTCAAATCCGACGCAACAGTGAAAAAATGTGCATATAAAGTTTTTTAGTAAAAGACTGGCTTGTTTTATGTTAGGCTAAAGCAACTGTTCAGTTGGTAAAGAAACCACTTCAAGCTTTTGGATCATTGCTTGGAAATTCAGAAAAGAGGCAGCGTGTCCCTGATAGAAGAGTGAGTGCTTATTGCCATTAGAAGTTGGAAACTTTCTGGTTCGTTATTTTCTTCTGATAGAAGAGAGTATTTATTGCATTAGAAATCAGAAACTTTCTGGTTCATTATTTTCTTCTGGTAGTTTATAAGTATTATTGGTAATAATACTACACGTCTACACGTGCTTGCACTGTTGCACTCAAACATCTTCAGTTGAATCCGGACCTCGAAGGAATATCAGAACATGATACCTTGTAGTTGATGGAATGAAATCTATCCTTTATTTGACTTTCATCTGCATTAGTTTGGCCTAGCCAGCCATTCATTATTTACCTTTTCCGCTTGTAGAAACATGAAAATTGCCTACGGGAGCAGATAAAATCATCCTCTAGCGGCGCAGTGTTGGGCAGGAATGAACCATTTCTCACAGATGCTAAAATATCTGCCATAATGTCAGAAACTTCAAGTTGCAAAGATACGGTTGCAGGGCCTGCTACACGTTCAGATATTGTTGTTTTAGATGATGATTCCGATGCGGAAGAATC
This is a stretch of genomic DNA from Primulina eburnea isolate SZY01 chromosome 11, ASM2296580v1, whole genome shotgun sequence. It encodes these proteins:
- the LOC140804467 gene encoding protein RRP6-like 1 codes for the protein MYVALPLIARYSSSCAIFGYIFKKQAANAAKLSVLDFIDTSDHNAEPVKPPPIENTPFNFVQEVKELKQLAIKLRNTKEFAVDLEHNQFRSFQGLTCLMQVSTRTEDFVIDTLKLHAQIGPHLREVFEDPSKRKVFHGADHDILWLQQDFSIYVCNMFDTGQASRILKLERFSLAYLLLSFCGVAANKEYQNADWRIRPLPNEMIKYAREDTNYLLYIYEIMRRKLLSSSAESESSDPPLVEAGS